ACGCTGGGAAGCTTTAGAATGTATAAATCCAGTCACAAGTGGACTAGGTGGAATCGTGCCTCGTCATGATCAACAGGATAATTTGTACATGACAGGTTTTTCGTCAAGTATTTGTGGCTACCCTGAAGCCGCAGTATTCCGATATGATGGAGATGGGTTTCACGAGTGGCCTCCGTTCCAAGAGATCCCCTATTACGCCAACAACTACATCGGTACCGTCTTCGAATTTCAAGGGTACACGTACATGTCAGGAAGCTATCGGGATCCACTCTCCAGCGGTTTCTGTAACCTTATGAGGCACAACGGTTCCACATGGGAATACGTACCCGGTTGGGGCAGCGGTAGCGGAGCAATTAAAGATGTGGTCATCCACAATGATGTGCTGTACATCGTGGGTGCTTTCCGGGAACCCGGTACACCGGGCAATGGGTTGGCGGCCTTCGATGGGCAGAATTGGTTGGATTTTGGAACAGGACTGGAATTGGCCATAGCACCGGGGTATACTTCGGTACTTACCCTACAATGGTTCCACGATGACCTTTTTGTAGGCGGCCAATTCACCACCGCAGGCGGTATACCTGCAAACGGCTTGGCCAAGTGGAATGGTACGCAATGGTGTTCATTACCCGGCTTCGATCAAGAACCCGGTCCAAATCCACAGTCTGTTCCCGGTATGGCCGTTTGGCGAGATAGCTTGTATATCGTTGGGGCATTCACAGAACTCGAAGGGCAGCCCTTTAACCGCGTGGCGCAATGGATCGGTGGCGATGCAGTAAGCGGTTGTAGCACGCCTATTTCTGTGCCGGAGTTCAATGGCCAGCAAGAACCCTTGAGCGTTTGGAATTCGACAGAAAGCACGTGGACAATACAGCTGCCTTATGAAGACCTTTGGTCCGTTAGTGTGTTCGATGCAACGGGTAACGAGATCCGATCGGAACAGGTCACTGGGAAGCAAGGAAACGTAGACCTACCCGACCTTGCCCATGGCATTTATATCGTGCGTGCAACAGATCATCAAGGCGTACCATTCACGGCAAAGATCGCCGTTCAGTGAAAGCATATATCAAAGGGCTTTCAAAATTGAAAACGAAAAACCCCCTCCCGCACACTGCGGAAGGGGGTTTCAAGCTGATGGTCTGGATCACTTACCGATCTTATCCATTTCGGCGTCAAAGGTCTCTTTGAACTTTTCGTAATCGTAATCGATCCGTGTGCGTTCATCGTTGCTTAGGCGCTCGTTGTAAGCAGCTAAGAGGTCCTGTGCGCTGAGTTCGATAGCGATGTAGGTCTTGTAGTTACCCGTAGCATTAACGGTAACCTGCTTTTCGCAGATCGTACGGACACCGGACAAGCGTTGATCCACGACTTCGCGGGTAAGTCCTTCAAATCGCTCGGACACTTCTTCTTTGTTGTTGAATTCGCGGCTGTTCACGTAGTTGTCGATCACACCCTTGATCTGGGTATTGATGTCACTGGCCATTTGAGCGCGTGCATTGGCCAATGCTTTTTTCTTGGCTGTTGCTTGGTCCATGCTTTCGCCAATTGCATTGGCGCGGAAGACTTCGTTGTTCGTAAAGTACTCTGGGCCGGAGCACATTACTTTGACCTCTGTCTCGCCTCCCGGAGGCGCCGCAGCCTCGGCGGCTTTCTTCTTGCTCTTACAAGCTGCGAGTCCGCCGGACAGCAAAAGCGCCGTCATCACTGCGGTAATTGTTCGGTTGGTGGAAAGGGTTTTCATGATGGTTTGTTTTAGGCGCTTATCCCGACAAAGGTCGGGATCCGTTGTTACTGTTGTTATGACTTAGACCAATTGCGTGCCAAACTACCGAAAGCCTTTAGTTAAAGGCGTTCATAATGCCCGGCACGAGTTCTTTCTTAATATCGGCTATCGCTTTCTTGTACGCTTCTAGCCCAGCTTTTTCGAAATTGAGCTGAACGCCTTTCACGCCTTGTTGCCCACCCTCGTGGATCACATCCTTGGTGCGTCGATCGCGAATGCTGTACGTAAGGTCCAAGTACGCGATAAAGAATCCGTTGCTTTCTCCACCCTGACGCGTCGCTGACGTAAGATCAAGAAGCATATCACAATCGGCCTCGCGGTCCACAAAACGGAATCCATTGCTGGTGAGTTCCTGCCTTATTGCGCTAGCCGCCCCTGCATCACCAACTGGTTCACCCAGATTGGTTTCTTGGGCACGCATGTACACCTTGGGCATTACCCGATCGATCGCAGCACGCTGTTCTGGTTGTGTTAGGCTCGCACCCAACGCTTTTGCCAACGCTTGGTCGGTTTCGGTGTGAATGAGCTCATCCATGTTCAACCTGACCACGATCTCTGGAGCTTTGTTCTGGTCATTCGCTACGTGCTGGACCGTTGTGCGCAGGTTTCCATCCGTATCGGTATTCTTTAGTTCGGTGACCTTTCCGTTACTGCCGGGATAGGCAATGACAACAGGTAATTGGACCAAGGCTGATCCGCCGGTGTAACGCGCTTTTATCACCACTTCCCGTTTGAATCCATTCGAATAATCCAGCACACAGCGCTCCGGCAAAATGCTGAAGGTTACTCCACTGCTCAATAGTTGAAGATCGCCGTACAATGCATTCACCAATGGAACCTGTTCTCCATTCAATTCCACGATATCATTCTCTCCCCAATAGGCTTTCATGGCGATCAACGCGCGTAGGTCCTGATCGAACGCACCTTTCAGATCACCTGCCGCCAAGCTGGCCTTTGCTCTGGAACGCAGATCGATGGCGATGCCAATTGCGTTTGCCTTACGCTCAGCCTTTATTCGTGCGTGTTCCGACTTGGAAAGGCGGTAATAGGTCCAGTACTCCGCTTCGTTCTCATAGGTATCAACCAGTTCAAATCCTTCCAACAACTCAACGGAACTGGTCTTTATGGTACTTGTGAAGGATTCATCGAAGGTGGTCCTGCGATCCAAGGTATAAAGCAAACTATTGCCCTCAACTGTTACGCTGATCTCGCTTGCCAGGTCGTTCAGTGCGTTCTTCTTGGCTGCTTCCTGGGCATCGGGTCTGTTCTTGTTCGCCAAACCAATACCGACGTAGTAACCGCCGGTCACAGGTCGCGCACTGACCCAAGTTGGTCTTGGCGCCTCAGCAGGCATAGTGGTTTCTGCAATGGGCTGTTTTCCTTTGCACGCCCAAGCCAATACGAACACTATGGGGAACAGCTTTTTCAGGGCAACTTGTTGTTCAGGTCCTGAATGACCGTAATGGCCATGGCATTGGTCGCTTCGCGGATGGCATTCGTGCTTAGGGTAGAGACAGGAATGATATCCCGCTTTGCAGAAAGCAGTGAGCGCAGCTGATTCCGTGCGCCATTACCAAGATCCACATTACCATTCGCCTTAGGAAAAAGGGTATTCTTATCGCCATCGTACGTGGCGTAATAGAGATCATCATTGACAGTACGGTCAACGATCTTGCTCACGAGGACCTCACCGGTCTCCAACGAGACCAGTCGGTACGAAAATGATAGGACCACTTTGTTGGTTTGCTGATACTCCGTGTAATTCACGGGCTTGTACTTCGTCTCCAAGTACTTCTGCCCTTCGGCATTAACCCGCGTTACTTGATACGATGCGAAGCCATCCTTTGTGCTGGAACGCGTTTTGCCGGTCTCCTCGCGGTAATCCACAATTTCACCCATCAACACTGCTTTGGCACCCATAAGGTTACCTACGCGTACAGCGGTCTGTTCATCCACAACACCGCTAAGGCCAAGCCTTTGTTCTTCGAGGATCCGTTCCATGTTCTCCCGGTCAACGATCTTCAGGAACGGGTCTTTAGTCTCTGTCAATGCGGTC
This genomic window from Flavobacteriales bacterium contains:
- a CDS encoding T9SS type A sorting domain-containing protein, producing the protein MTGFSSSICGYPEAAVFRYDGDGFHEWPPFQEIPYYANNYIGTVFEFQGYTYMSGSYRDPLSSGFCNLMRHNGSTWEYVPGWGSGSGAIKDVVIHNDVLYIVGAFREPGTPGNGLAAFDGQNWLDFGTGLELAIAPGYTSVLTLQWFHDDLFVGGQFTTAGGIPANGLAKWNGTQWCSLPGFDQEPGPNPQSVPGMAVWRDSLYIVGAFTELEGQPFNRVAQWIGGDAVSGCSTPISVPEFNGQQEPLSVWNSTESTWTIQLPYEDLWSVSVFDATGNEIRSEQVTGKQGNVDLPDLAHGIYIVRATDHQGVPFTAKIAVQ
- a CDS encoding LPP20 family lipoprotein; the encoded protein is MKTLSTNRTITAVMTALLLSGGLAACKSKKKAAEAAAPPGGETEVKVMCSGPEYFTNNEVFRANAIGESMDQATAKKKALANARAQMASDINTQIKGVIDNYVNSREFNNKEEVSERFEGLTREVVDQRLSGVRTICEKQVTVNATGNYKTYIAIELSAQDLLAAYNERLSNDERTRIDYDYEKFKETFDAEMDKIGK
- a CDS encoding LPP20 family lipoprotein translates to MPAEAPRPTWVSARPVTGGYYVGIGLANKNRPDAQEAAKKNALNDLASEISVTVEGNSLLYTLDRRTTFDESFTSTIKTSSVELLEGFELVDTYENEAEYWTYYRLSKSEHARIKAERKANAIGIAIDLRSRAKASLAAGDLKGAFDQDLRALIAMKAYWGENDIVELNGEQVPLVNALYGDLQLLSSGVTFSILPERCVLDYSNGFKREVVIKARYTGGSALVQLPVVIAYPGSNGKVTELKNTDTDGNLRTTVQHVANDQNKAPEIVVRLNMDELIHTETDQALAKALGASLTQPEQRAAIDRVMPKVYMRAQETNLGEPVGDAGAASAIRQELTSNGFRFVDREADCDMLLDLTSATRQGGESNGFFIAYLDLTYSIRDRRTKDVIHEGGQQGVKGVQLNFEKAGLEAYKKAIADIKKELVPGIMNAFN